The Ramlibacter algicola genome segment CTGGACGCCCGCGGCTTCGGCGACCGCGAGATCCTGATCGAGCCCGGCCGCTCGCTGGTCGGCAATGCGGGCATCTGCGTCACCGAGGTGCTGTACCTCAAGCCCGGCGAGCACAAGAACTTCTGCATCGTCGACGCCGCGATGAACGACCTGCCGCGGCCGGCGATGTACCAGGCCTTCCACGGCATCGAACCCGTGTCGCAGCGCAAGGAAACCGCGACGACCTACGACGTGGTCGGCCCGGTGTGCGAAAGCGGGGACTGGCTGGGCCGCGACCGCGACCTCGCGGTGCAGGCGGGCGACCTGCTGGCGGTGCTGTCCGCCGGCGCCTATTGCATGAGCATGGCCAGCAACTACAACACGCGCCCGCGTGCGGCCGAGGTGCTGGTCGACGGCGACCAGGCGCACGTGATCCGCGAGCGCGAGACGCCCGCCGACCTCATGCGCGGCGAGCGGCTGGCTCCCTGACCACGCGCGGCCCGCCGAAGCGGTGCCACACCCGCCACCCGAGCAGCACGGCCAGGATGCCGGCGTAGACGAACACTTCGGCGAAGTTGTTCTTGCCGGCGCGCATCCAGAAGAAGTGCAGGATGCCCAGCCCCGCGATCACGTAGACCAGCCGGTGCAGCGCCTGCCAGCGCGCCGCGCCCAGCGCGCGGATCGCGCGATTGACCGACGTCGCCGCCAAGGGCGTGAGCAACAGGAAGGCGGCGAAGCCCACGAGGATGAACGGCCGCTTGGCGATGTCCTTCGCGATCGCGTCGAACTCCAGCCCCTGGTCGAACCACGCGTACGACATCAGGTGCACGCACACGTAGAAGTACGTGAACAGCCCCAGCATGCGGCGAAAGCGCGCCAGCGCCGGCTGGTGCAGGACCGTGCGCACCGGCGTGACCGCCAGCGTCAGGCACAGGAAGCGCAGCGTCCAGTCGCCCGTCGCGCGGATGATGTATTCCTGCGGATTGGGGCCGATCTGGTTCGCGATGGCGCCGTACAGCAGCCAGGCGAACGGCAACAGGGCGGCGACGAACAGGACGGGCTTGGCGGCGGGATGCAGCCAGGGCACGCGCCGCCCGCGCGGTGCGGGCGTGGCCATCAGTAGTTCTTCTTCAGGTCCATGCCGGCGTACAGCTGGCCGACCTGCGGCTCGTAGCCGTTGAACATCTCGGTCTTGCGGCGCTTGGCGAACAGCCCGCCCCCCTCGCCGATCCGGCGTTCGGTGGCCTGCGACCAGCGCGGGTGGTCCACGTTGGGGTTCACGTTGGAGTAGAAGCCGTACTCGTTGGCGGCCGCCTTGTTCCACGCGGTCGGCGGCATCTTCTCGACGAAGCGGATCTTCACCAGGCTCTTGGCGCTCTTGAAGCCGTACTTCCACGGCACCACCAGCCGCACCGGCGCGCCGTTCTGGTTGGGCAGCACCTCGCCGTACATGCCGAACGCCAGCAGCGCCAGCGGATGCATCGCCTCGTCCATGCGCAGGCCCTCGGTGTAGGGCCAGTCGAGCACGTGCGACTTCACGTACGGCATCTGCTTCGGGTCGGCGAGTGTCACGAACTCGACGAACTTCGCGTTGCCGGTCGGCTCGACCTTGTTGACCAGCGCCGACAGCGAGTAGCCCACCCACGGGATCACCATCGACCAGCCCTCGACGCAGCGCAGGCGGTAGATGCGCTCTTCCTGCGGCGCGAGCTTGAGCAGGTCCTCGAACGCGTAGCGGCCGGGCTTCTTGACCGCCCCTTCGATCTCGACGGTCCACGGCCTGGTCTGGAACTTCGTCGCGTTCTCGGCCGGGTCCGACTTGTCGGTGCCGAACTCGTAGAAGTTGTTGTAGCTCGTGGCGTCCTTGTAGTCGGTGGGCTTGTCGATCGCGATCGCGCCCGGCACCGGGGACTTGCCGCCCGGCAACGCGGCCAGCTTGCCGGGCCGCGCCGTGTCGGCGAGGGCCTGCCGGCCTGCCCATGACGCGAGGGCCGCACCCGCAGTGCCAGAGGCCATCAGCCGCAGCAGGTCGCGCCGCTGCCGGTACACCGCCTGCGGCGTGATCTCGCTCGAGGCCGGGTGCAGGAAACCGTTGTCACCGCTTCGGATCAGCATGGAACCCTTTCGTTGCGTCGTTTCGCATTGGACGGGGAACGCGCCGGGACCTTACAGCGGGATCACAAAGTCCCGTAGCTGTGCAACCCCGACAGGAACATGTTGACGCCCAGGAACGCGAAGGTCGTGACCACCAGGCCCACCAGCGCCCACCACGCGGACACCGTGCCGCGAAGCCCCTTCATCAGCCGCATGTGCAGCCAGGCGGCGTAATTCAGCCAGACGATCAGGGCCCAGGTCTCCTTGGGGTCCCAGCTCCAGTAGCCGCCCCACGCTTCCGCGGCCCACAGCGCACCGAGGACGGTCGCGATGGTGAAGAACGCGAAGCCGACGGCGATCGCCTTGTACATGACGTCGTCGAGCACCTCGAGCGGGGGCAGGCGCTCGGCGATGCGGCGGCGCATCAGCAGGATGCCCCCGACGATCAGCGATGCGATGCCGAAGTAGACGAGCCAGTAGCTGCTGGCGCCGGCGACGTCCTTGCGGAACACCATCGGCTCGAAGCACAGCACCAGCCCCAGCCCGAACAGCGGCGCCAGCTTCCACCAGCGGGTCTCGACGGCGTGCTGCTTCACGAGGTACGCGAACGCCACCATCGCCGACAGCGCGAAGGTGCCGTAGCCGATGAAGTTGGCGGGCACGTGCAGCTTCATCCACCAGCTCTTGAGCGCCGGCACCAGCGGCTGGATCTCGTGCGCCTCGCGCACGACCGTGTACCAGAGCAGGAAGCCGACGGCGGCGCTGACCACCAGCAGCACGAACGCGCCCAGCGCGCGCGTGCCGTACTGCGCCTCGAAGTACAGGTAGAACAGCGCGGTGAGCCAGCAGAAGAGGACGAACACCTCGTACAGGTTGCTCACCGGGATGTGGCCAACGTCGGCGCCGATCAGGTAGCTCTCCCACCAGCGCACCATCGTGCCGACCAGCGCCATGGTCACCGCGACCCAGGCCATGCGCGAGCCGATGCGTTCCATGGTCGCGGCCTGGCCGCGGGCGAACATGCCGATCCAGTAGAAGGCCGTGCTCATGAAGAACAGCACGCTCATCCAGAGGATCGCCGACTGGCTGGACAGGAAGTACTTCAGCCAGAAGACGGATTCCGCACGCGCGAGCGAACCCTGGTAGGAGCCGATCGCCATGAGCGACAGCGCGGCGACGACCGCCATCAGCCCCTGCAACGGCCGCCAGAACCAGCCCAGCCAGATGGCGGCCGGCATGGCGGCGAGGAGGATGCCCTTCTCGTACACGTCCATGTGGGCCTGGTAGCGCGTGAACGCGAACAGGCCGCCGGCCACGATGGCGAGCGCGAACAGCCAGTCCAGCGGGCGGCGCCGCGAGAAGTAGCTCTCGCCGAGGGTGATGGTCTGGGTGGCGGTGGTCATGGGGAGTGCAGCAGTTGGTCGCGCAGCCGCTGGAACTCGCGGTCGACGTCGAGGGTCTCGCGGTTGCACGACAGCCCCATCAGGGCGTCGCTGCCGCCGGCGGCGGCGGGCGCCAGCCAGACCCACAGCCGGCGCTCACGGACATAGAGCATCGCAAAAACGCCGAGGATGAGCAAAGCGCACCCCAGGTAGACAACGTTCTTGCCGGGGGATCGCGTGACCTGGAAGACGCTGGCCTGCACCTGCGTGAAGTCCGCCAGCTGGAAAGCCATCGGCGCCGGGTACACGAACGCGTCGCTCAGCGCGACCAGCGACTGGGTCATCCAGGCCTGTGCGCGGTCGCCGCCGTCCAGCGGCGGCAGCCCGGCGCGCTCACGCGACAGCTGGGCCAGCTCGTACAGCGACCCGCCGAGGATGCGGATCACCACTTCGAATGCGCGGCCGCGCTCGGCTTCCGGCACGCGTTCTTCCAGGTAGGTCGACAGCGCGGCCAGGCCGGCGCCCTTCGCGCCCGCCTGCGCATCGCCGGCATACAGCGCGAAGGCCTGGCCGGCCGAAGCGGCCAGCTGCGCGCCGACCTCGGGCCGCTTGGGGTCCGTGGCCTTGGCCACGTAGCGGCGCACGGCCTCGGCGCGCAGGGCGCGATCGGCCAGTGCCGCCTTCAGCCGCACGAAGCCGTCCATGGAGCTCTTTTCGTCGGCCGGCACCCGCAGGTAGCGGAACGGGTCCGCCGGCGATTCACGCACGCCGAGCAGGAACACCGGCACGCCGTCGCCGAGGTCCATCGGCAGCATGTAGTTGTTGAACTCGCGCGCCTGCCCCGCCGAGTCGCGCAGCTTGTAGCTCACGCTGGGCCCGACGTTGCGCAGCTCCTTCTTCGTCTTCGTCTTGTTGGCGGCGCCCAGGTGCTCGCCGAGCGACTCGCGCATGTCGACCTTGCGCGGGTCTGCGCCGCTGCGCGAGGACGCCTCGGCCATGTTCTCGACGTTGATCACGCGCAGGCCGGTGAATTCGAGCGTCAATTGATCGGCGCTGCCCTTCCCGCGCGCGAGCTGGGTCGACGAGCCGATCACGCCTTCGACGTCGAAGCGGTTGCTGGCCCCGTTGATCGGCAGCGCGGCGAGCTTCACGCGCGAGCCACCGTCGTCGAAGCTCGATTGGTAGATCTCCACCCCGCGCCAGCGCGCCGGATGGTTCACCTCCACGCGGGCCGGCACCGCCTCGCCCGTCTCGCGGTCGTGGATCACGATGTCGCTGGCGAACAGCTTGGGCATGCCGGTGGAGTAGTACTCCACGATGAACTTCTTCAGCTCGATCGTGAACGGCAGGTCCTGCAGCAGGATGCCGTCGGACTGCGTGAGGATGGCCGTCCCGGCCTGCGTGCCTTCAGCGACCAGCAGGTTGCCACGGAAAGTCGGGTTCATCGCGGGCAGCCGGTGCTTCGCCTGCACGTCGGCGATCATCCCGCCGCCCGTGTACGGTGTCTTGCCCCCCAGCAGCATCTGCGCGCGCACGACCAGGTCGCCGTCGAACAGGCCGCCCAGGCACACCAGCACGATGGCGCTGTGCGCCGCGATGTAGCCGACTTTGTTTGCCGCCCCCGCGCGGGCCGCGACCATCCAGCCGTCGCCGCGCTGCTGCAGCTTGACCTTCCAGCCGCCCTTGGCCAGCGCCTCGCCGATGCGGCGCGCGCCCGCTTCGGGCAGGTCCGCGAGCACCGCCTGCGCGCGGTGGTGCATCGCCTTGAGGCTTTGCGCCCGCACGTTCTCCTTGGTCGTGCGCAGGTCCGCGATGATCTTCGGCGTGTTGCGCGCGATGCAGAGCGACGTGCTCGTCACCAGGAACGCAAGGATCAGCAGGAACCACCACGCGCTGTACACCGCATTGAGCTTGATGGCGAGGAACAGCTGCGCCCAGAACGGGCCGAACTGGTTGACGTAGTTGGCCGCCGGCTCGCCCTGCTTGAGCACCGTCCCGATGATCGAGGCGATGCAGATCACCGTCAGCAAGGCGATCGCGAACCGCATCGACGACACCAGTTCCACCGCGGTGCGCAGGCGCCGCGACGGCGTCGCGAGGCGCAGGCCGTGGGTGGAGGTGGTCATCGGGAAGGGTTGGAAAAAGACGAAGGCGGGTTCGTGGAACCCGCCTTGCTGTAGTGTCGTCCGGCGCCGCCGGGGTTCCCCGCGCGTGCGCCGCCAGCCGTTGACTTAGCGCAAGCCGGCGATGTAGTCGGCGACGGCGCGGATCTCACGGTCGTTGAGCTTGGCCGCGACCTGGGTCATCTGCAGGCTGTTCTTGCGGGCGCCGTCGCGGAACGCGACGAGTTGCGCGGCCGTGTAGTCGGCATGCTGGCCGGACAGGCGCGGGTACTGGGCCGGGATGCCGGCGCCGTTGGGGCTGTGGCAGCCCGCGCAGGCGGCGATCTGGCGGTCCGGGACGCCGCCGCGGTAGATCTTCTCGCCCAGCGCGACCAGGTCCTTGTCCTTGGCGAAGCCTTCCTTGGCCTTCACCGAAGCGACGTACCAGCCGATGTTGCGCATGTCGGCGTCGCTCAGCTGCGCGGCGAACCCCTGCATCACCGGGCTCTGGCGCTTGCCTTCCTTGAATTCCCGCAGCTGCTTGACCACGTACTCGGGGTGCTGCTGCGCGAGCTTGGGATTGGCCGGGATGCCGGAGTTGCCGCCGGCGCCATGGCAGGCCACGCAGGTCGCGGTGAACTTGGCCTCGCCGGCGGCGGCGTCCGGCTTGGCCGGCTGCTGCGCCTTGGGGGCCGCGGGCTGGGCGGCAGCGGCCGCGGGCTTGTCGTTCCCGTGCGTCTGGGCCAGGGCGTCGATCGCGGGCAGCGCGAGGAGCGCGGCGGTCAGCAGGCAAGCGTGCAACTTCATGGGCGTCTGGTGGGTTCTGGGGCGCAAAACCCGGCGATTCTACAATGCGCGTCCCATCCACCTCCCCGTCGGGAACCGCCCCATGACTGCCACCCCGGGCCCCGGCGCCCCCGCCCCGTCCCCGGCCGACCGCGCGCTCGCGTGGTTGCACACCGCCAGGTTCCTCACGACGGCGCCGAAGCTGGAGTTCCTTCCGCCGCACGAATTTCCCGAGATCGCCTTCGTCGGCCGCTCCAACGCGGGCAAGTCGACCTGCATCAACACCCTCACGCAGCAGAAGCGGCTGGCGTTCGCGTCCAAGACGCCGGGCCGCACGCAGAGCATCAACCTGTTCACGCTCGGCAAGCAGGGCATCACCGACGCCGTGCTGGCCGACCTGCCCGGCTACGGCTATGCCGCCGTGCCGCGCGCGGACAAGGCGCGCTGGCAGCAGGTGATGGCCAACTACCTCGTGAGCCGCCCCAACCTGCGCGGCATCGTGCTGCTGGTGGACCCGCGCCTGGGCATCACCGAGCTCGATGAAGCGCTGCTGGACGTCGTGCGCCCGCGCGTCGAAGCCGGCCTGCGCTTCCTGGTGCTCCTCACCAAGGCCGACAAGCTCAATCGCAGCGAGGCCGCCAAGGCGCTGTCGATCGCGAAACTGCAGACGGCCGGCGGCGACACGATGCTGTTCTCGGCCCTCAAGCGGCAAGGTGTCGGCGAGACGGCGGAACTGCTCTGGAACTGGACCCACGAGGAGCCCGCTGCATGAGCCGCCCGGCCGCTCCGAAGGCTCATGGCACCGCAGGTCGCAGAGCGGAGGTTTCCCAATGACCGTCGAGACCTGGCTGCAGGCGCTGCCGCATGGCATCACCCTCAGCTGCCGCGGCGCTGGCGAGCGGGGCCGGCCGCTTCTGGTCTTCCTCCACGGCTTTCCGGAAGCGGCCTTCATCTGGGACGAGCTGCTGGAGCACTTCGCGCGTCCCGAGCATGGCGGCTACCGCTGCGTGGCGCCGAACCTGCGCGGCTTCGAGCGCTCCAGCGCGCCGGCGGACGTCGCCGCGTACCGGCCCAAGTTCCTGGTGCAGGACATCACCGCCCTCATCGAAGCCGAAGGCGGCCAGCTCGCCTGCCTGGTCGCGCATGACTGGGGCGGCGCCGTCGCGTGGAACCTGGCCGTGCAGGCGCCGCAACTCGTGCCCCGGCTGGTGATCGTCAATTCGCCCCACCCCGGCACCTTCCTGCGCGACCTGCAGTCGGACCCGCAGCAGCAGGAAGCCAGCGCGTACATGAACTTCCTGGTGCGGCCCGACGCCGAGCGCATCCTGGCCGAGAACGACTACCAGCGCCTGTTCGGTTTCTTCGGCGAGTGGGGCGCCTCCAGCTGGCTCACGCCCACCGTCAAGCAGCAGTACCGCGAGGTGTGGAACGGCCCCGCGGGCGGGCCGCCCGGCGCGGGCCTGGTGGGCGGCTGCAACTACTACCGTGCGTCGCCGCTGCGGCCGGCCCGCGGCGAGGACCCGGGCGCGAGTGCCATCACGTTGCCGCGCGAGATGCTCACCGTCACGGTGCCGACGCTGGTCGTGTGGGGCATGCAGGACGTCGCACTGCGCCCGAGCCTGCTCGACGGCCTGGACGAGTACGTGCACGACCTCGCGATCGAACGCGTGCCGGACGCCTCGCACTGGATCGTGCACGAGCGGCCCCAGCTCGTGGCCGGGCGCATCGGCGCATTCCTCGCGCGTCAGTAGACCGGGTCGGCACCCGGCGGGCGCGACTTGAAGCGCTTGTGCACCCAGTAGTACTGCTCGGGCATGCCGTCGATGTAGTCCTGCAGCCGCGCGTTCATCAGCGCGGTGTCTGCTTCGAGGTCGTCGCTGGGGAAGTCCGGCCACGCCGGCAGCACCTGCACGTCGTAGCCGTGCGGCGTGATGCGGGTCAGCAGCGGCACCACCTTCGCGCGGCCCAGGCGCGCGAACCGGGACAGCGACGGCACGGTGGCCGCCGGCACGCCGTAGAACGGCACGAAGATCGATTCCTCCGCGCCGAAGTTCATGTCCGGCAGCAGGCACAGCGGCGTGCCGCCGCGCAGCGCGCTCACGACCGTCTTGACGCCGTCGACCCGGCGGTACAGCCGCACGTTGCCGAAACGCTGGCGTCCCGCGAGGATCCACTCGTCCACCACCTTGTTCTTCTGGTGCGTGTAGATCGTCATGAACGGCCGCGGGTTGTCCAGTGTCAGCGCGGTCCAGCCCGCGTCCATGCCGACGAAGTGCGGCCAGAAGATGACGGTGGGCTCGTTGCCCTGCAGTTCCTGCAGCGCGCCGGTGAGGCGCACGCGGTCGCGGACCTGCTGCGGCGTGCCGTGCCAGATCCAGCTGCGATCCAGCCAGGCCTGCGCGAACGCGATGAACACCTTGGGCACCAGCGCGCGCCGCTTCGCTTCCGGCCACTGCGGGTAGCACAGGTCCAGGTTCACGCGCACGACATGGCGGCGGCCGCGGATGACGAAGTACAGCAGCCAGCCCAGCGCCCAGCCCAGGCCGCGCACCCAGGACAGTGGCAGCGGCGCCATCGCCCGCATCAGCAGGACGCCCAGGCGGCTGATCACGCGACCTCCCGCGGGGTCTTGTAGCGCGCATAGCCCCACAGGTACTGCGCCGGGCATTCGCGGATCAGCGCTTCCATCGCGCCATTCACCTGCGCGGCGGCGGTTTCAGGCTGGGACGCGATGTCGCCGGCCCACGGCCGCAGGTGGATGCGAAAGCCGCGCCCCCAGGACAGGCGCTCGCCCCAGGCGAGCAGGACGACCGCGCCGGCCTGGCGCGCCAGGCGCGTCGACAGCGTCATGGTGTAGGCCGGGTGGCCGAAGAACGGCGCCCACACGCCGAGGCCGTTGGGCGGCACCTGGTCGGGCAGCAGGCCGACGGCCTGGCCCGCCTGCAGCGCCTTGAGCATCTGCTTGACGCCCGCCAGCGTGGTGGGCGCGGTGAACAGGTTCGCCCGCGCCCGTGCACTGTCCACCAGCGGGCGCAACCAGGCCTTGCGTGCGGGCCGGTACAGCACCGTGATCGGGCCGTAGCGCTGTGCATAGCCCTGCGCCGTGGCCTCGAAACAGCCGAGGTGCGGGGTGAGGAACACGATGCCGCGGCCGCTGGCGCGTGCCTCGTCGATCAGGTCGGCGCGCGACCACTCGATGTGCACCGCGCGACCGAACCACAGCCGAGGTACTTCGCCCACCAGCCGGCCCGCCGCGCCCACGGCCGCGCGCACCTGCGCGAAGCGGTAGCCCGCGCGGGCGGCGTTGGCGACGAAGCGCGAGCGGTAGGTGGGCGACGCGAGGAAGGCGATCCAGCCGAGCACCCAGCCGACGCCGTGCAGCAACGCCAAGGGGAACAAAGCCAGCACGCGCAGCAGGGGAGTCAACAGGCTTGCCCTAAAATATGGTCTGTCGCCGAGTTATGAACTACTTGCAGGGCGACGTTAAACAAAGCTGCTAAAGCGTTCGCCCGAAGCTCCGGCCAAGGCAACGCGCCTTGCTACCGACACCGCTGGAGTTTATTCAAATGGCGAGCGACTTCCTCTTCACGTCCGAATCGGTCTCGGAAGGCCATCCCGACAAGGTGGCGGACCAGATCTCCGATGCCATCCTGGACGCGATCTTCAGGCAGGACCCGCGCAGCCGCGTGGCCGCGGAGACGCTGACCAACACCGGCCTCGTGGTCCTGGCTGGCGAGATCACCACCAACGCCCACGTCGACTACATCCAGGTCGCGCGCGACACCATCAAGCGCATCGGCTACGACAACACCGAGTTCGGCATCGACTACAAGGGCTGCGCGGTCATGGTCTGCTACGACAAGCAGTCCAACGACATCGCGCAGGGCGTGGACCATGCGTCCGACGACCACCTGAACACCGGCGCCGGCGACCAGGGCCTGATGTTCGGCTACGCCTGCGACGAGACCCCCGAGCTGATGCCGGCGCCGATCTACTACGCGCACCGCCTCGTGGAGCGCCAGGCGCAGAAGCGCAAGGACGGCAGCCTGCCGTTCCTGCGGCCCGACGCCAAGTCGCAGGTCACGATGCGCTACGTCGACGGCAAGCCGCACAGCATCGACACGGTGGTGCTGTCGTCGCAGCACTCGCCCGAGATGAGCGACGGCCACAAGATGAAGCCGGCGTTCGTCGAGGCGATCATCGAGGAGATCATCAAGCCGGTGCTCCCGAAGGAATGGCTGAAGGACACCAAGTACCTGATCAACCCGACCGGGCGCTTCGTCATCGGCGGCCCGCAGGGTGACTGCGGCCTCACCGGCCGCAAGATCATCGTCGACACCTACGGCGGCGCCTGCCCGCACGGCGGCGGCGCGTTCTCCGGCAAGGACCCGTCCAAGGTCGACCGCTCGGCCGCCTATGCGGCGCGCTACGTCGCCAAGAACATCGTCAGGGCCGGCCTGGCCAAGCAGTGCCAGATCCAGGTGGCGTATGCCATCGGCGTCGCCAAGCCGATGAACGTGACCGTCTATACCGAAGGCACCGGCGTGATCCCCGACGAGAAGATCGCCGCGCTGGTCAACGAGCACTT includes the following:
- a CDS encoding lipid A biosynthesis acyltransferase, with amino-acid sequence MISRLGVLLMRAMAPLPLSWVRGLGWALGWLLYFVIRGRRHVVRVNLDLCYPQWPEAKRRALVPKVFIAFAQAWLDRSWIWHGTPQQVRDRVRLTGALQELQGNEPTVIFWPHFVGMDAGWTALTLDNPRPFMTIYTHQKNKVVDEWILAGRQRFGNVRLYRRVDGVKTVVSALRGGTPLCLLPDMNFGAEESIFVPFYGVPAATVPSLSRFARLGRAKVVPLLTRITPHGYDVQVLPAWPDFPSDDLEADTALMNARLQDYIDGMPEQYYWVHKRFKSRPPGADPVY
- a CDS encoding cytochrome c biogenesis protein ResB translates to MTTSTHGLRLATPSRRLRTAVELVSSMRFAIALLTVICIASIIGTVLKQGEPAANYVNQFGPFWAQLFLAIKLNAVYSAWWFLLILAFLVTSTSLCIARNTPKIIADLRTTKENVRAQSLKAMHHRAQAVLADLPEAGARRIGEALAKGGWKVKLQQRGDGWMVAARAGAANKVGYIAAHSAIVLVCLGGLFDGDLVVRAQMLLGGKTPYTGGGMIADVQAKHRLPAMNPTFRGNLLVAEGTQAGTAILTQSDGILLQDLPFTIELKKFIVEYYSTGMPKLFASDIVIHDRETGEAVPARVEVNHPARWRGVEIYQSSFDDGGSRVKLAALPINGASNRFDVEGVIGSSTQLARGKGSADQLTLEFTGLRVINVENMAEASSRSGADPRKVDMRESLGEHLGAANKTKTKKELRNVGPSVSYKLRDSAGQAREFNNYMLPMDLGDGVPVFLLGVRESPADPFRYLRVPADEKSSMDGFVRLKAALADRALRAEAVRRYVAKATDPKRPEVGAQLAASAGQAFALYAGDAQAGAKGAGLAALSTYLEERVPEAERGRAFEVVIRILGGSLYELAQLSRERAGLPPLDGGDRAQAWMTQSLVALSDAFVYPAPMAFQLADFTQVQASVFQVTRSPGKNVVYLGCALLILGVFAMLYVRERRLWVWLAPAAAGGSDALMGLSCNRETLDVDREFQRLRDQLLHSP
- the ccsB gene encoding c-type cytochrome biogenesis protein CcsB, whose protein sequence is MTTATQTITLGESYFSRRRPLDWLFALAIVAGGLFAFTRYQAHMDVYEKGILLAAMPAAIWLGWFWRPLQGLMAVVAALSLMAIGSYQGSLARAESVFWLKYFLSSQSAILWMSVLFFMSTAFYWIGMFARGQAATMERIGSRMAWVAVTMALVGTMVRWWESYLIGADVGHIPVSNLYEVFVLFCWLTALFYLYFEAQYGTRALGAFVLLVVSAAVGFLLWYTVVREAHEIQPLVPALKSWWMKLHVPANFIGYGTFALSAMVAFAYLVKQHAVETRWWKLAPLFGLGLVLCFEPMVFRKDVAGASSYWLVYFGIASLIVGGILLMRRRIAERLPPLEVLDDVMYKAIAVGFAFFTIATVLGALWAAEAWGGYWSWDPKETWALIVWLNYAAWLHMRLMKGLRGTVSAWWALVGLVVTTFAFLGVNMFLSGLHSYGTL
- the yihA gene encoding ribosome biogenesis GTP-binding protein YihA/YsxC, yielding MTATPGPGAPAPSPADRALAWLHTARFLTTAPKLEFLPPHEFPEIAFVGRSNAGKSTCINTLTQQKRLAFASKTPGRTQSINLFTLGKQGITDAVLADLPGYGYAAVPRADKARWQQVMANYLVSRPNLRGIVLLVDPRLGITELDEALLDVVRPRVEAGLRFLVLLTKADKLNRSEAAKALSIAKLQTAGGDTMLFSALKRQGVGETAELLWNWTHEEPAA
- the metK gene encoding methionine adenosyltransferase, giving the protein MASDFLFTSESVSEGHPDKVADQISDAILDAIFRQDPRSRVAAETLTNTGLVVLAGEITTNAHVDYIQVARDTIKRIGYDNTEFGIDYKGCAVMVCYDKQSNDIAQGVDHASDDHLNTGAGDQGLMFGYACDETPELMPAPIYYAHRLVERQAQKRKDGSLPFLRPDAKSQVTMRYVDGKPHSIDTVVLSSQHSPEMSDGHKMKPAFVEAIIEEIIKPVLPKEWLKDTKYLINPTGRFVIGGPQGDCGLTGRKIIVDTYGGACPHGGGAFSGKDPSKVDRSAAYAARYVAKNIVRAGLAKQCQIQVAYAIGVAKPMNVTVYTEGTGVIPDEKIAALVNEHFDLRPKGIIQMLDLLRPIYEKTAAYGHFGREEPEFSWEKTDKAQALRAAAGLK
- a CDS encoding lysophospholipid acyltransferase family protein; the protein is MTPLLRVLALFPLALLHGVGWVLGWIAFLASPTYRSRFVANAARAGYRFAQVRAAVGAAGRLVGEVPRLWFGRAVHIEWSRADLIDEARASGRGIVFLTPHLGCFEATAQGYAQRYGPITVLYRPARKAWLRPLVDSARARANLFTAPTTLAGVKQMLKALQAGQAVGLLPDQVPPNGLGVWAPFFGHPAYTMTLSTRLARQAGAVVLLAWGERLSWGRGFRIHLRPWAGDIASQPETAAAQVNGAMEALIRECPAQYLWGYARYKTPREVA
- a CDS encoding sulfite oxidase heme-binding subunit YedZ, whose protein sequence is MATPAPRGRRVPWLHPAAKPVLFVAALLPFAWLLYGAIANQIGPNPQEYIIRATGDWTLRFLCLTLAVTPVRTVLHQPALARFRRMLGLFTYFYVCVHLMSYAWFDQGLEFDAIAKDIAKRPFILVGFAAFLLLTPLAATSVNRAIRALGAARWQALHRLVYVIAGLGILHFFWMRAGKNNFAEVFVYAGILAVLLGWRVWHRFGGPRVVREPAARRA
- a CDS encoding c-type cytochrome — protein: MKLHACLLTAALLALPAIDALAQTHGNDKPAAAAAQPAAPKAQQPAKPDAAAGEAKFTATCVACHGAGGNSGIPANPKLAQQHPEYVVKQLREFKEGKRQSPVMQGFAAQLSDADMRNIGWYVASVKAKEGFAKDKDLVALGEKIYRGGVPDRQIAACAGCHSPNGAGIPAQYPRLSGQHADYTAAQLVAFRDGARKNSLQMTQVAAKLNDREIRAVADYIAGLR
- the msrP gene encoding protein-methionine-sulfoxide reductase catalytic subunit MsrP, translated to MLIRSGDNGFLHPASSEITPQAVYRQRRDLLRLMASGTAGAALASWAGRQALADTARPGKLAALPGGKSPVPGAIAIDKPTDYKDATSYNNFYEFGTDKSDPAENATKFQTRPWTVEIEGAVKKPGRYAFEDLLKLAPQEERIYRLRCVEGWSMVIPWVGYSLSALVNKVEPTGNAKFVEFVTLADPKQMPYVKSHVLDWPYTEGLRMDEAMHPLALLAFGMYGEVLPNQNGAPVRLVVPWKYGFKSAKSLVKIRFVEKMPPTAWNKAAANEYGFYSNVNPNVDHPRWSQATERRIGEGGGLFAKRRKTEMFNGYEPQVGQLYAGMDLKKNY
- a CDS encoding alpha/beta fold hydrolase is translated as MTVETWLQALPHGITLSCRGAGERGRPLLVFLHGFPEAAFIWDELLEHFARPEHGGYRCVAPNLRGFERSSAPADVAAYRPKFLVQDITALIEAEGGQLACLVAHDWGGAVAWNLAVQAPQLVPRLVIVNSPHPGTFLRDLQSDPQQQEASAYMNFLVRPDAERILAENDYQRLFGFFGEWGASSWLTPTVKQQYREVWNGPAGGPPGAGLVGGCNYYRASPLRPARGEDPGASAITLPREMLTVTVPTLVVWGMQDVALRPSLLDGLDEYVHDLAIERVPDASHWIVHERPQLVAGRIGAFLARQ